The Nitrosomonas cryotolerans ATCC 49181 genome includes a window with the following:
- a CDS encoding Maf family protein, protein MKTRNITQKLILGSSSIYRQELLRRLEIPFVTASPEIDETPLPSEIPERTAVRLAETKARAVARTYTDALIIGADQVAVLDGIRLGKPLSHANATKQLQFMRGKKVVFYTALSLLNSRSDYMQTRVVPYYVKFRQLSDQQIENYLTREQPYHCAGSAKSEGLGIVLIESMTGDDPNALIGLPLIALVGMLAQEGIDIV, encoded by the coding sequence TTGAAAACTCGCAATATCACTCAAAAACTTATACTAGGGTCAAGTTCCATCTATCGCCAGGAACTTCTCAGGCGATTAGAAATCCCGTTTGTAACAGCCAGCCCAGAAATAGATGAAACGCCTTTGCCAAGCGAGATACCAGAAAGGACCGCTGTTCGTTTAGCTGAAACTAAAGCTCGCGCTGTTGCTAGAACTTATACCGATGCGCTGATAATAGGCGCTGATCAGGTCGCGGTGCTAGATGGTATCCGGTTGGGCAAGCCTTTAAGTCATGCAAACGCAACAAAACAGTTACAGTTTATGCGCGGGAAAAAAGTGGTATTCTACACCGCTTTAAGTCTTCTTAATAGTCGGAGCGATTACATGCAAACGCGTGTTGTTCCTTATTATGTCAAGTTTCGCCAGCTAAGCGACCAACAAATTGAGAATTACCTTACCAGAGAGCAGCCATATCATTGTGCCGGTAGTGCCAAGTCTGAAGGACTGGGGATTGTATTGATTGAAAGTATGACGGGTGATGATCCTAACGCCCTGATTGGATTACCCCTGATTGCGCTAGTAGGAATGTTGGCACAGGAAGGAATTGATATTGTGTAA
- the acpP gene encoding acyl carrier protein codes for MENIEQRIKKIVAEQLGVNEAEVKNESSFVNDLGADSLDTVELVMALEEEFECEIPDEQAEKINTVQEAIDYVTSNTN; via the coding sequence ATGGAAAATATAGAGCAACGCATAAAAAAAATCGTAGCCGAACAACTCGGTGTCAATGAAGCCGAAGTTAAAAATGAATCCTCTTTTGTAAACGATCTCGGAGCCGATTCGCTCGATACCGTGGAATTAGTTATGGCATTAGAAGAGGAATTTGAATGCGAAATTCCCGATGAACAGGCAGAAAAAATAAATACCGTCCAGGAAGCTATTGATTACGTTACCTCTAACACAAACTAA
- a CDS encoding nucleotidyltransferase domain-containing protein — MHKWQDHHKLLLLGLTNPARLVEYNAADWELLLRLARKVKLLGRLAIELNKRNLLEKIPIRAANQLHSGLIQAQKLQQLTYWELNRVLWALRKVDAPIIILKGVAYLLAGLPEASGRVYVDLDLMVTKSDMSHVESVLQKKGWQHHELSAYDEYYYRVWSHEIPPLIHIERETEVDIHHTVAPPTSRLKIKPELLFESAVAVDSLNAQILGPEDMVLHCAVNLFQNNELANDLRDLLDFHDLLLFFYRKEPDFWKKLITRANQLCLGRPLFYSLHFSRAIFTTPIPDHVADNLNEKPGRIILWIMNGLVPLGLFPLHPDRPSRRAVIARFLLYIRSHWIRMPLYLLLPHLAYKTFLAVSQKK; from the coding sequence ATGCATAAGTGGCAGGACCATCATAAGCTATTACTGCTTGGGCTGACTAACCCGGCGCGTCTGGTTGAATATAATGCGGCTGATTGGGAATTATTGTTAAGGCTGGCAAGAAAGGTAAAATTGCTGGGACGCTTAGCAATAGAGCTGAATAAAAGAAATTTGCTGGAAAAAATTCCCATACGAGCAGCCAATCAACTTCACTCAGGCCTTATTCAAGCTCAAAAACTCCAGCAGTTGACATATTGGGAATTGAATCGAGTCTTATGGGCATTACGAAAGGTTGATGCGCCAATTATTATCCTAAAAGGCGTTGCTTATTTGCTTGCCGGATTACCTGAAGCGAGTGGACGTGTTTATGTCGATCTGGATCTCATGGTTACAAAAAGTGATATGTCACATGTTGAATCGGTCTTGCAGAAAAAAGGGTGGCAGCATCATGAACTCTCAGCTTATGATGAATATTATTACCGAGTATGGAGTCATGAAATTCCACCATTGATTCACATTGAAAGAGAAACGGAAGTAGATATTCATCATACTGTTGCGCCGCCGACCAGCCGATTAAAAATAAAGCCTGAGTTACTTTTTGAGAGTGCAGTAGCCGTAGATAGCTTAAACGCGCAAATACTCGGCCCGGAAGATATGGTGCTACATTGTGCGGTTAATTTGTTTCAAAATAATGAGCTGGCCAATGATTTACGCGACTTGCTGGATTTTCATGATTTACTGCTGTTTTTCTATAGGAAGGAACCGGATTTTTGGAAAAAATTAATTACACGAGCAAATCAGCTGTGTTTAGGGCGTCCCCTGTTTTATAGCTTACATTTTAGTCGTGCCATATTTACAACGCCGATTCCTGATCATGTTGCGGATAACCTCAATGAGAAACCGGGCAGAATAATCTTATGGATTATGAATGGTTTGGTTCCATTGGGCTTATTCCCATTACATCCAGATCGACCGTCTAGACGTGCGGTAATCGCCCGATTCTTATTGTACATACGTAGTCACTGGATACGGATGCCACTTTACCTCTTGCTACCCCATTTAGCGTACAAAACATTTCTGGCGGTCTCTCAAAAGAAGTAA
- a CDS encoding HPr-rel-A system PqqD family peptide chaperone has protein sequence MSSEVIWRSTNFSSLRIEEWDDEFTVYQPDSGKTHFINQMGMHVISTLNQTPASIDEICSDLAKRFQLSPDPDFVLSIRKVLYRFEALGLIEKTG, from the coding sequence ATGAGCTCAGAAGTGATCTGGCGATCCACCAATTTTTCGTCTTTGCGAATAGAAGAGTGGGATGATGAATTCACCGTTTATCAGCCTGATTCTGGAAAAACCCATTTTATAAATCAGATGGGTATGCATGTTATTTCCACGCTTAATCAGACACCAGCATCAATAGATGAAATCTGCAGTGATCTGGCTAAACGATTCCAGTTATCCCCTGATCCGGATTTTGTATTGTCGATCAGAAAAGTATTGTATCGTTTTGAAGCATTAGGATTGATCGAGAAAACTGGATAG
- the fabG gene encoding 3-oxoacyl-ACP reductase FabG — protein MLENKIALVTGASRGIGQAIALQLGNQGIIVVGTATTQSGAETISQYLDKANIRGMGIALNVNDATQINNTVQIIREQLGEITILVNNAGITRDNLLVRMKDEEWDAIMETNLKSVFRLSRVVLRPMMKARFGRIINISSVVGSIGNVGQANYAAAKAGMVGFSKSLAREVGSRNITVNCIAPGFIDTDMTRSLTTEQQQNLIQHVPLGRLGQPEEIASAVTFLASSAAGYITGTTLHVNGGMHMD, from the coding sequence ATGTTGGAAAATAAAATAGCATTAGTAACTGGCGCCAGTCGCGGCATTGGACAGGCTATTGCATTGCAATTAGGCAATCAGGGAATTATCGTGGTTGGTACAGCCACAACCCAAAGCGGTGCCGAAACAATCAGCCAATACCTGGATAAAGCTAATATCAGAGGTATGGGGATTGCATTGAACGTGAACGATGCGACACAGATTAATAATACGGTACAAATTATACGAGAACAATTGGGCGAGATTACAATTCTCGTCAATAATGCGGGTATTACACGCGACAATTTATTGGTCCGCATGAAGGACGAAGAATGGGATGCAATAATGGAAACTAATTTGAAGTCGGTATTCCGTTTAAGTCGAGTAGTACTCCGCCCCATGATGAAAGCCCGTTTTGGTCGTATCATTAATATTTCTTCAGTAGTTGGTTCAATTGGAAATGTGGGTCAGGCAAACTATGCCGCTGCCAAAGCCGGTATGGTTGGTTTTAGCAAATCGCTGGCACGTGAGGTAGGTAGTCGCAATATTACGGTCAATTGTATTGCTCCGGGTTTTATTGATACCGACATGACGCGCTCGCTTACTACCGAACAACAACAAAACCTGATTCAACACGTTCCATTAGGAAGACTAGGGCAGCCTGAAGAAATTGCTTCTGCAGTCACCTTTCTTGCTTCATCCGCTGCAGGATATATTACTGGGACTACGCTGCATGTGAATGGGGGAATGCATATGGATTAG
- a CDS encoding YceD family protein, giving the protein MSARFVINLLDFVRDSGAHHGKIPLAELERLQDYLFDNTNELIYTIDGRLNKDNKPTLQISIKGEVNLYCQRCLDKMAHAIDLKTSLLLVENEAELCQYDEEDSIDTILATPSIDVWVLIEDEIILNLPMTPCHQEDTCKIDHLVKNSTEQLTHPFAALTALKKTH; this is encoded by the coding sequence ATGTCTGCACGATTTGTCATAAACCTGCTTGATTTCGTACGCGATTCGGGAGCACATCATGGTAAAATTCCGCTCGCAGAACTAGAGCGGCTACAAGATTATCTATTTGACAATACTAATGAATTAATTTACACCATTGATGGAAGACTGAATAAGGATAATAAACCAACACTGCAAATCAGCATTAAAGGTGAAGTTAATCTCTATTGCCAACGCTGTCTTGACAAAATGGCACATGCAATTGATCTCAAAACAAGCCTACTACTGGTAGAAAATGAAGCTGAACTTTGCCAATATGATGAAGAGGATTCAATTGATACTATTTTGGCAACGCCCAGTATTGATGTTTGGGTACTTATAGAGGATGAAATTATTCTAAATTTACCCATGACGCCGTGTCATCAGGAGGACACATGCAAAATAGATCATTTAGTTAAAAATAGTACAGAACAATTGACGCATCCCTTTGCTGCACTGACAGCATTAAAAAAAACGCACTAA
- a CDS encoding HprK-related kinase A encodes MFVGQLSFKEVTTLLSNTGLRVEMGPFNVCINTNHSSLSNHLYKLYKHYKLAQDEIAEFHVRVVSTRSIKAPFSNQIGFLLDGYSPFSLFPPEQALVALEWGINLAIAVRVNHLLLLHAAVIEKNGHAILFPAWPGSGKTTLCTVLVHRGYRLFSDEFGLMDPGQGRFLPIPRLMPLKNESIRVIRDYLPEAILGHEISNTQKGTVAHVCPPKESIIRSGETAKANWILFPKWIAGAALKLDPLSDSEAFLLLASNSFNYEILGEAGFQAITHLIETCRCYKLVYSNFDDVLEAIDTLTRDA; translated from the coding sequence ATGTTTGTGGGGCAGCTTTCATTTAAAGAAGTCACTACCTTGCTTTCAAACACGGGGCTTAGAGTTGAAATGGGGCCTTTTAACGTGTGCATCAATACCAATCATTCATCGCTTTCGAATCATCTCTATAAGCTGTATAAGCATTATAAGCTGGCACAGGATGAAATAGCCGAATTTCATGTGCGTGTTGTTTCAACTCGTTCAATAAAAGCACCATTCTCTAACCAAATTGGTTTTTTGCTTGATGGATATTCACCATTTTCACTTTTTCCGCCTGAACAAGCGCTTGTGGCGTTGGAATGGGGAATTAACCTTGCTATTGCAGTTCGCGTTAACCATTTGCTGTTATTGCATGCAGCTGTAATTGAAAAGAATGGTCATGCAATTTTATTCCCGGCTTGGCCAGGGAGTGGTAAAACGACACTATGCACTGTTTTGGTGCACCGGGGATACCGCCTGTTTTCTGATGAATTTGGATTAATGGACCCCGGGCAGGGGCGCTTTCTTCCAATACCGCGTTTGATGCCACTTAAGAATGAATCTATTCGTGTTATCAGAGATTATTTACCTGAGGCCATATTGGGGCATGAAATATCCAATACCCAGAAAGGTACGGTCGCACATGTTTGTCCACCCAAGGAAAGTATTATACGCTCGGGAGAAACTGCAAAAGCAAACTGGATTTTGTTTCCTAAATGGATCGCAGGGGCTGCATTAAAACTGGATCCACTATCTGACTCGGAAGCTTTTTTATTGTTGGCGAGTAATTCGTTTAACTATGAAATACTGGGTGAGGCCGGATTTCAGGCTATTACACACCTTATCGAAACCTGTCGCTGCTATAAACTGGTGTATTCTAATTTTGATGATGTCTTAGAAGCAATTGATACATTGACTCGTGATGCATAA
- the fabD gene encoding ACP S-malonyltransferase gives MKFAFVFPGQGSQSIGMMHGYSDIPIVHQTFIEASDILHQDFWAIINDNPIDDLNLTINTQPLMLIAGIAVYRAWMSLGGTEPAFMAGHSLAEYTALVASEALTFTDALSLVRFRAQVMQQAVPDGTGGMAAILGLDDDAIRAVCIEVTNNADGESLEPANFNSPGQVVIAGHRNAVSQGIKLAQTKGAKRAVMLPMSIPSHCTLMKSAAQEMYQQLEKIDFKPPRIPIFHNVDVQIHQSDAAIRDSLVKQLYSPVRWADTIQTLAAAGVTHIAECGPGKVLTGLNKRIDRDLHSLALTDSEAIRQAINILK, from the coding sequence ATGAAATTTGCATTTGTATTTCCTGGGCAGGGGTCACAATCAATCGGCATGATGCACGGGTATTCGGATATACCGATTGTGCACCAAACATTTATCGAGGCATCAGATATTCTCCATCAAGATTTCTGGGCAATCATTAATGATAATCCGATTGATGATCTAAATCTTACAATCAATACACAACCGTTAATGCTGATTGCAGGTATTGCAGTATATCGGGCATGGATGAGTCTAGGTGGTACAGAACCGGCATTTATGGCAGGACACAGCCTCGCAGAATATACTGCCTTGGTAGCCTCAGAAGCACTTACTTTTACTGATGCGCTATCATTGGTGCGTTTTCGCGCACAGGTAATGCAACAAGCGGTCCCAGATGGCACCGGGGGAATGGCAGCAATACTAGGACTAGATGATGATGCAATACGAGCGGTCTGTATTGAAGTAACTAATAATGCTGACGGAGAATCATTGGAACCGGCAAATTTTAATTCACCCGGTCAGGTAGTCATTGCAGGCCATAGAAATGCCGTATCTCAAGGAATTAAACTGGCTCAGACAAAAGGTGCCAAACGTGCTGTCATGTTACCCATGAGCATTCCTTCACATTGCACACTAATGAAATCAGCCGCACAAGAAATGTATCAACAATTAGAAAAAATAGACTTTAAACCGCCAAGAATTCCTATTTTTCATAATGTTGATGTACAAATACACCAGAGTGATGCTGCTATCAGGGATAGCCTGGTAAAACAGTTATATAGTCCAGTACGATGGGCAGACACCATTCAAACCTTAGCTGCCGCTGGCGTAACTCATATCGCGGAATGTGGCCCTGGTAAGGTGCTAACAGGACTGAACAAACGTATAGATCGAGATTTACATAGCCTGGCATTAACCGATAGTGAAGCTATTAGACAGGCTATCAATATATTGAAATAG
- the fabF gene encoding beta-ketoacyl-ACP synthase II: MSKRRIAITGLGIVSPVGNTLSDAWENIVSGKSGITRVTRFDASNFSSQIAGEVKGFDVQQYLTAKDARRMDVFIHYGMAAAIQAIKDAGIEDTTNLEPERVGVNIGSGIGGLPMIENTDTAYHAGGPRKISPFFIPGTIINMIAGNLSIMFGYKGPNIAIVTACTTATHSIGYSARMIEYGDADIMIAGGAESCVSPLAIGGFAAAKALSTRNDDPTTASRPWDKGRDGFVLGEGAGVIVLEEMEHAKRRGAKIYAELAGFGMGADAFHMTAPCEDGEGAARCMSNALKNAHINSSAVNYVNAHGTSTPLGDIAETIAVKRCFGAHAEKLVVNSTKSMTGHLLGAAGGVEAIFSILALHHQIAPPTINLLDPDPQCDLDYIPNTARDMKIDVAISNSFGFGGTNGTLVFRKA, translated from the coding sequence TTGTCCAAACGCAGGATAGCCATTACCGGGTTGGGTATTGTCTCACCCGTTGGAAACACACTTTCAGATGCCTGGGAAAATATTGTATCCGGAAAATCCGGCATTACTCGGGTTACTCGCTTTGATGCATCAAATTTTTCTTCTCAAATTGCTGGAGAGGTGAAGGGTTTCGATGTCCAACAATACTTGACAGCTAAGGACGCACGTCGTATGGATGTTTTTATCCACTATGGTATGGCGGCGGCTATTCAAGCTATCAAGGATGCGGGGATTGAAGACACAACCAATCTAGAGCCAGAACGTGTTGGCGTCAACATTGGCTCTGGTATTGGTGGTCTTCCTATGATTGAAAACACTGATACTGCCTACCATGCTGGGGGACCACGTAAGATATCGCCCTTCTTTATTCCTGGCACCATTATCAATATGATCGCCGGTAATTTATCTATTATGTTTGGTTATAAAGGACCCAATATCGCGATTGTTACCGCCTGCACCACTGCAACTCACAGTATCGGCTATTCTGCCCGAATGATTGAATATGGCGATGCCGATATCATGATCGCCGGTGGCGCTGAATCGTGTGTCAGCCCACTTGCCATTGGTGGTTTTGCGGCTGCAAAAGCTTTATCAACCCGCAATGATGACCCTACAACGGCAAGTCGACCATGGGACAAAGGGCGAGATGGCTTTGTCCTCGGCGAAGGCGCCGGCGTTATTGTCCTGGAAGAAATGGAACATGCTAAACGTCGTGGTGCAAAAATTTATGCTGAATTGGCAGGATTTGGCATGGGTGCAGATGCTTTTCATATGACCGCTCCCTGCGAAGATGGAGAAGGCGCAGCGCGCTGTATGTCAAATGCACTTAAAAATGCGCATATAAATAGTAGCGCAGTAAATTATGTGAATGCCCATGGCACCTCTACGCCACTTGGTGATATTGCTGAAACGATCGCTGTAAAGCGTTGTTTCGGTGCTCATGCTGAGAAACTGGTGGTCAATTCCACTAAATCAATGACAGGGCATTTACTGGGTGCAGCCGGCGGTGTAGAAGCCATATTTTCTATACTCGCATTACATCACCAAATTGCACCACCCACAATTAATCTTTTGGATCCGGATCCACAGTGTGATCTGGATTACATCCCTAATACAGCAAGAGATATGAAAATAGACGTAGCCATATCGAATTCTTTTGGATTTGGGGGAACTAACGGTACGCTTGTTTTTCGTAAAGCATAA
- the rpmF gene encoding 50S ribosomal protein L32, giving the protein MAVQQNKKSPSKRGMHRSHDFLIKPPLAVEPSTGEVHLRHHISPNGYYRGKKVIKTKND; this is encoded by the coding sequence ATGGCCGTTCAACAAAACAAAAAATCTCCGTCAAAACGAGGCATGCATCGTTCGCACGACTTTCTGATTAAGCCACCGCTAGCGGTGGAACCCAGCACTGGAGAAGTGCATTTACGTCATCATATTAGCCCCAATGGCTATTATCGCGGTAAAAAAGTGATCAAGACTAAGAACGATTAA
- the mltG gene encoding endolytic transglycosylase MltG: MRTLKRLSFLILSAILLFLGYLHYHINADTQLPATPYEFSIEPGSSLKNIARQLVDEGVLPNAWSFILLSRLMGNESSLKAGDYILTSNLSQTALLEYLIKGDARRNEVKFLEGWTFLQLRQVLNEHPAIRHDTLHFSNQEVLQLIGASETAAEGLFFPDTYYFQKNSRDIDILRRAYHRMHDKLQAIWSTRAQSLPLTTPYEALILASIVEKETGLESDRTKIAGVFMNRLRLGMRLQTDPTVIYGLGEEFDGNLRKKDLRADHAYNTYTRSGLPPTPIAMPGLASILAVLNPAETDALYFVAKGNGESQFSATLAEHNRAVAKYQKRSAP, from the coding sequence ATGCGCACACTAAAACGGCTTTCCTTTCTTATTTTATCAGCGATTCTCTTATTTCTTGGATATCTCCATTATCATATTAATGCAGACACCCAGCTTCCTGCTACACCCTATGAGTTTTCGATTGAACCCGGCAGTAGCTTAAAAAATATTGCACGTCAACTTGTTGATGAGGGCGTGCTTCCCAATGCCTGGTCTTTTATTTTATTATCACGTCTCATGGGTAATGAGTCCTCGCTCAAGGCAGGCGACTACATACTGACTAGCAATCTCTCACAAACGGCCTTACTGGAATATTTAATCAAGGGAGATGCTAGGCGTAATGAAGTCAAATTTCTTGAGGGATGGACATTTTTACAACTTAGACAGGTATTAAACGAACATCCGGCAATTCGACACGATACCCTTCACTTCAGTAATCAGGAAGTTCTACAACTCATTGGAGCAAGTGAGACAGCGGCGGAAGGCTTATTTTTTCCAGACACTTACTATTTTCAGAAAAATAGTCGTGATATCGATATCTTACGGCGCGCCTATCATAGGATGCACGATAAATTACAAGCTATCTGGTCTACCCGCGCTCAATCCTTACCGCTGACAACCCCATATGAAGCCTTAATCCTAGCTTCTATTGTTGAGAAAGAAACTGGCTTGGAAAGTGATCGTACCAAAATAGCCGGTGTTTTTATGAATCGATTAAGATTAGGAATGCGCCTACAAACAGACCCTACCGTTATTTACGGCTTAGGTGAAGAATTTGATGGAAATCTACGTAAAAAAGATCTGCGAGCTGATCACGCATATAATACCTACACACGTTCGGGACTACCACCAACCCCCATTGCTATGCCAGGATTAGCCTCGATTTTGGCCGTACTCAATCCTGCTGAAACAGATGCTTTATACTTTGTTGCAAAGGGAAATGGAGAATCGCAATTCTCAGCTACCCTGGCTGAGCATAATCGTGCCGTCGCCAAATATCAGAAACGTTCGGCACCATAA
- the plsX gene encoding phosphate acyltransferase PlsX translates to MDITVAIDCMGGDHGPHVIVPSAVDYLRQDSEVNIILVGISDAIESELHAIKAEMGPRLRLHAASEVVGMDESPALALRNKKDSSMRVAINLVKNGEAQACISAGNTGALLATSRFVLKTIPGIDRPALAVILPTITGHTYMLDLGANVDCSAEHLLQFGVMGASLVSSVEDKALPSVGLLNIGEEEIKGNEIVKQAAELLRNSGLNFYGNVEGNDIYKGTTDVVVCDGFVGNVTLKTSEGLAQMLATYLREEFQRNLFTKFAGIFAKPVINAFKNRVDHRQYNGASLLGLRGIVIKSHGSADNYAFCSAIKRAVDEARGGMLRRISERVAELSYHSKPSPRETVK, encoded by the coding sequence TTGGACATTACTGTAGCGATAGACTGCATGGGTGGTGATCACGGCCCCCATGTAATCGTTCCATCAGCTGTTGATTATCTTCGTCAAGACTCTGAAGTCAATATCATTCTGGTAGGAATATCCGATGCAATTGAATCGGAATTACACGCGATCAAGGCTGAGATGGGCCCGCGTTTAAGACTGCATGCTGCAAGTGAAGTCGTTGGTATGGATGAATCGCCTGCCCTGGCGCTACGGAATAAAAAAGATTCCTCGATGCGGGTTGCTATTAATCTGGTCAAAAATGGTGAAGCACAGGCTTGCATCAGTGCAGGTAACACGGGTGCATTATTGGCAACTTCCCGCTTTGTGTTAAAAACAATCCCAGGTATTGATCGCCCTGCACTGGCAGTTATATTGCCCACAATCACGGGTCATACGTATATGTTAGATTTAGGTGCAAATGTTGACTGTAGCGCAGAACACTTACTTCAATTCGGGGTCATGGGCGCCTCTCTGGTTTCATCAGTAGAAGATAAAGCATTACCAAGCGTAGGCCTATTGAATATAGGCGAAGAAGAAATTAAAGGAAATGAAATAGTAAAACAGGCAGCAGAGCTGTTACGTAATAGCGGGCTTAATTTTTATGGCAATGTTGAAGGTAACGATATATACAAAGGCACAACTGACGTAGTGGTGTGTGATGGCTTTGTCGGAAATGTCACTCTAAAAACTTCGGAAGGCTTAGCACAAATGCTCGCGACCTACTTGCGCGAAGAATTTCAACGTAACCTATTCACAAAATTTGCAGGTATTTTTGCCAAACCAGTAATTAATGCCTTCAAGAACCGGGTAGATCATCGCCAATATAACGGTGCCAGTCTGCTAGGGCTACGTGGTATCGTTATTAAAAGTCATGGCTCTGCCGACAATTATGCATTTTGCTCCGCTATTAAGCGTGCGGTTGATGAGGCACGCGGCGGAATGCTACGTCGTATTAGTGAGCGCGTTGCAGAACTGTCTTATCACTCCAAACCTTCTCCGAGAGAAACTGTAAAATGA
- a CDS encoding beta-ketoacyl-ACP synthase III, protein MMYSRIIGTGSYLPEKILTNHDLERMVDTSDEWIRSRTGITQRHIAAKGQVASDLALNASLMAMDAANVAAKDIDLIIVATTTPDMVFPSTACILQDKLGIEDCPAFDVQAVCSGFVYALATADMFIRAGQCRNALVVGSEIYSNIVDWNDRSTCVLFGDGAGAVVLTGGDQPGILSNHLHASGRYSKVLSVPGNICGGGLQGNPYIRMDGNAVFKFAVKVLEEVVHEAVAANNLKISDIDWLIPHQANIRIIRSTAKKLGIPMEKVVATVHEHGNTSAASIPLALDVAVRDGRIHSDQYVLLEGVGGGFTWGAVLLRW, encoded by the coding sequence ATGATGTATTCAAGAATCATTGGAACAGGTAGCTATCTACCAGAAAAGATTCTTACTAATCATGACCTTGAGCGCATGGTTGACACTAGCGATGAGTGGATACGCAGCCGTACGGGTATCACCCAGCGACATATCGCAGCAAAGGGTCAGGTTGCCAGTGATTTGGCACTCAACGCCAGCCTGATGGCGATGGATGCGGCCAATGTAGCGGCTAAGGATATTGATCTGATCATCGTTGCCACGACAACGCCAGACATGGTTTTTCCCAGCACTGCTTGTATTTTGCAGGACAAATTGGGAATAGAGGATTGCCCTGCATTTGATGTACAGGCTGTTTGCAGTGGATTTGTCTATGCGCTTGCTACAGCTGATATGTTTATTCGCGCAGGCCAATGTCGGAATGCATTGGTAGTAGGTAGCGAGATTTATTCCAATATAGTGGACTGGAATGATCGCAGTACTTGTGTATTATTCGGTGATGGCGCGGGCGCAGTAGTACTAACCGGAGGCGATCAACCGGGAATATTATCCAATCATCTTCATGCCAGCGGGCGTTATAGTAAAGTGCTTTCTGTACCTGGCAATATTTGTGGCGGTGGCCTACAGGGTAATCCATACATCCGTATGGATGGAAATGCCGTCTTTAAGTTTGCCGTAAAAGTACTGGAGGAAGTCGTACATGAAGCGGTCGCTGCAAATAATCTGAAAATATCTGATATAGATTGGTTGATTCCACATCAGGCAAATATACGTATCATACGCTCTACTGCAAAAAAACTGGGCATCCCCATGGAGAAAGTAGTCGCAACGGTTCATGAGCATGGCAACACTTCTGCTGCTTCCATTCCGTTAGCATTGGATGTTGCTGTGCGTGATGGACGCATCCACTCTGATCAATATGTGCTACTCGAAGGTGTTGGGGGCGGCTTTACTTGGGGGGCGGTTTTACTCCGCTGGTAA